A genomic window from Silene latifolia isolate original U9 population chromosome Y, ASM4854445v1, whole genome shotgun sequence includes:
- the LOC141628200 gene encoding uncharacterized protein LOC141628200: MLKVIGGDFNNVLFSNERLGSEITLAEVKPFLDCSHDCKIIDMKAVGSFFTWNNKQEVATGVYSRIDRTLINDEWLDAFPDAYAQFMTEGTFDHCPCVIHLDGTLRRKRAAFKYYSMWALAPTFQEIIEKS; encoded by the exons ATGTTAAAG GTTATTGGTGGAGACTTCAATAATGTGCTCTTCTCTAATGAACGGTTGGGTTCTGAAATCACTCTAGCTGAGGTTAAGCCTTTCTTGGATTGTAGTCATGACTGTAAGATCATTGATATGAAAGCTGTGGGATCATTTTTTACTTGGAACAATAAGCAAGAGGTGGCCACTGGAGTTTACAGCAGGATTGACAGGACTCTGATAAATGATGAATGGTTAGATGCATTCCCTGATGCATATGCCCAATTTATGACTGAAGGGACATTTGATCATTGTCCATGTGTTATTCATCTGGATGGCACACTTAGGAGAAAAAGGGCAGCCTTTAAATACTATAGTATGTGGGCTCTAGCTCCGACGTTTCAGGAGATTATTGAGAAGAGTTAG